Part of the Anaerolineae bacterium genome is shown below.
AGCAGTTGCAGACCCTGGGCCAACAGTTGGATGTCCCTGTGTACCATGAAGGGGGGACGCCGCCGCCGGAGTTGGCCGCCCGCGCCCGGGAAAAGGCCGCTCAGGGGGGCTTTGATACCGTCATCGTGGACACGGCGGGCCGCTCCCAGTTGGATGAGGCGCTGATGGACGAAATCCGCGCCATGGCCGAGCGGGTTCAGCCCAGCGAGGTGTTGTTGGTGGTCGACGCCATGGTGGGCCAGGAGGCGGTACGGGTGGCCGAAAGTTTTCGCGACGCCGTGCCCCTCACCGGGCTGGTGCTCACCAAGATGGATGGCGATGCCCGGGGCGGCGCAGCCATTTCCATCCGTTCGGTCACCGGCGTGCCCATCAAACTGTTGGGCACCGGGGAGCGGGTTGAGGATTTGGAGGTGTACGATCCCGCGCGTCTGGCCTCGCGCATCCTGGGGATGGGCGATGTGCTGGGGCTGATCGAGCGCGCCGAGCAGGCCCTGGACGCCGAAGAGGCGGCCCGCCAGGCCGAACGGATGCTTTCGGGCGAGTTCACCCTGGAGGATTTTGCCGTTCAGTTGCGTCAGTTGCGTCGTCTGGGCTCCCTGGGGCAGATTCTGGAGATGCTCCCCGGCCAGTGGGGAAAGGCCGCGCGCCAGATTTCGCCCCAGGAAGCCGAACGCCAATTGAAGCGGGTGGAAGCCATCCTGAACTCCATGACCCCTGAGGAGCGCCGACACCCCGACATCCTCAACGCCAGCCGGAGGCGCCGCATCGCTCGCGGTTCCGGCACCACGGTAGAGGAAGTGAACCGTTTGATGAAGCAATATCGGGAGATGCGTCGCTTGATGAAGCATCTCAAGAAGACGGGGCTCCGAGGCTTTCCGGGCCTGTTCTAACACCGAGGGCGGCGGTTTCCCTTTGCAAGTTAGGGGGCTTTAAGGTAAAATAGACCGCCGTGAATACCGCAACCTGCGGGCGGCCGACGGTTCCTTCCCCGTCTCCCTCTCCCCCGCAGGCCAGCGAGAATTGGTTGAACCCTTGGAAGGAGAGGAAAACCTTATGGTCCGTATTCGTTTACGCCGCGTAGGTGCGCGAAATCAGCCGAGTTATCGGATTGTGGCAGCCCCGCAGGGCGCCAAGCGCGATGGGAAGTTCCTGGAGATTTTGGGGCATTACAACCCTCGCACCAATCCGCCGACCGTGGTGCTGAAGGAAGACCGGGTGTACGACTGGCTGAGCAAGGGCGCCCAGCCCTCGGAGTCGGTGGAAAAGATTTTCCGGATGATCGGCTTCCATGAGCGCTATGAGCGTTTCAAGCGGGGCGAGCCGGT
Proteins encoded:
- the ffh gene encoding signal recognition particle protein yields the protein MFDTLTERLNTVFQNLRRRGKLSEQDVDAALREVRLALLEADVHYKVVKDFLARVRERAIGREVSRALNPAQQVVKIVNEELIATLGDAAPLNLKGPRPRVVMLVGLQGSGKTTTAAKLALRLKQQGQRVLLVAADPYRPAAVQQLQTLGQQLDVPVYHEGGTPPPELAARAREKAAQGGFDTVIVDTAGRSQLDEALMDEIRAMAERVQPSEVLLVVDAMVGQEAVRVAESFRDAVPLTGLVLTKMDGDARGGAAISIRSVTGVPIKLLGTGERVEDLEVYDPARLASRILGMGDVLGLIERAEQALDAEEAARQAERMLSGEFTLEDFAVQLRQLRRLGSLGQILEMLPGQWGKAARQISPQEAERQLKRVEAILNSMTPEERRHPDILNASRRRRIARGSGTTVEEVNRLMKQYREMRRLMKHLKKTGLRGFPGLF
- the rpsP gene encoding 30S ribosomal protein S16; translated protein: MVRIRLRRVGARNQPSYRIVAAPQGAKRDGKFLEILGHYNPRTNPPTVVLKEDRVYDWLSKGAQPSESVEKIFRMIGFHERYERFKRGEPVEKLLEEAAAAQAKFQANPKTTQVG